One region of Zingiber officinale cultivar Zhangliang chromosome 7B, Zo_v1.1, whole genome shotgun sequence genomic DNA includes:
- the LOC122004546 gene encoding uncharacterized protein LOC122004546, translating into MQLAVRLDYRATNIEVEYEALIASLQAAWHIRAVKVLIHSDSQLAAQQLSGAFEISNVRLKPYAEVFEKLKSNFQEVVIQKIPRSKNQAANELVTLASLLTLIVIVYTPTRTTPKEGTGLTPFHLVYDDEAVIPVEVKLESDRVQHYDKGNAERRLLELDLVNEARTKAAIRPMTYRQRMKQTYNRRVIPRSFQAGDLVWKKVKPVRNATKLEAPWARPFKVVENLRSDAYYLEDETGRRLKRPWSANHLQPYRAG; encoded by the exons ATGCAGTTGGCTGTTCGGCTAGACTATAGGGCCACCAACATTGAGGTCGAGTACGAGGCGCTAATAGCCAGTTTACAAGCCGCTTGGCACATCAGAGCAGTCAAAGTCTTGATCCATTcggattctcagttggccgctcagcagctgtcCGGAGCGTTCGAGATAAGCAACGTCCGACTCAAGCCCTACGCAGAGGTCTTTGAAAAACTGAAGTCCAACTTTCAAGAGgtcgtcatacagaagatcccccgatcgaaAAATCAGGCTGCAAATGAATTGGTCACGTTAGCTAGCTTGTTAACGCTGATCGTCATAG tatacactccaacacgcaCGACGCCAAAGGAGGGGACCGGTCTGACCccattccacctggtgtatgacGATGAAGCGGTCATCCCCGTCGAGGTCAAATTAGAGTCAGATCGGGTGCAACATTATGAtaaaggcaacgccgagcggaggcttttggagctggacttggtgaaCGAAGCACGCACCAAAGCAGCCATTCGGCCGATGACGTATCGACAGCGCATGAAGCAAACCTACAACCGAAGGGTGATCCCAAGGTCCTTCCAGGCCGGCGAcctcgtttggaagaaagtcaagccagtcAGGAATGCCACCAAGCTCGAAGCTCCATGGGCAAGGCCTTTCAAGGTCGTTGAAAATCTCCGCTCAGACgcttattatctggaggatgagacGGGGAGGCGGCTCaaacgaccatggagcgcaaaccatcttcAACCTTATCGGGCCGGATGA